In Hymenobacter volaticus, the genomic window ACTTAGGCATCCCGACGGTGCTCATGGGGTTTGGGCTGCCGGATGACCGAAAGCACGGCCCCGACGAGTTTTTGTATCTCCCTAATTTCTGGCGCGGCATTCGTACCAGCTTGGCCTTCCTGCACCGGCTGGGCCAATTTCCTGTCACTTCATCTTCACGGCCATGCTTATCATCGACTGCCACTGCCACGCCGGCAAAGGCGACGGCCTCACCGGCCCCTGGGATACCGACGCACCACTTGCAGCGTATCTGAAGTGGGCGCAGGAAGCAGGCATTCAGAAAACCGTGCTGTTTGCGGCCTTCCACTCCGACTATGCCGCGGCCAACCGGCAAGTGGCCCGGTTGGTGCGCCAAAGCCCCGAGCGTTTCTACGGTTTCGCCTTTGTACATGCCCAGCGCGACCGGGGCCGGGTGCTGGAAATGGTAGGCACTGCTGTGCAACAGTACGGATTCGTGGGTATCAAGTGCCACCGCTACGACGCCCGCATCAGCCGCGAAATCTGCGACGTGGCCCGCGCCTTCCGATTGCCAGTACTCTACGATGTGGTAGGCGAAATATCGGTGGTGGAGCTACTCGGCGAGCAATACCCCGACGTCAATTTCATTATTCCGCACCTGGGCAGCTTCTCCGATGATTGGCGGGCGCAATCTGGCCTCATCGATCAGCTCGTGCGCTTTCCTAACATCTACACCGACACGTCCGGCGTGCGCCGCTTCGATATTCTACAACGTGCTCTCGACCGTGTTGGCCCCGCAAATTCCTGTTCGGTTCCGACGGGCCGTGGCTGCACCCTGGCGTCGAGCTAAGCAAAATTGCGGCCTTGCACCTGCCTCTCGAAGATGCCAAACTCGTGCTGGCGGGAAACCTGTTACGCCTTATCAGTCAAGTGCGCCCCGAACCGGCCCAGCCGCCGCGTATAGCCGTAGCAACCGAAGTAGCCAACGAGTGGCGCGACCCGTGGCTGCTAGCGAAATCGTGAAGTGGGGAGGCGGGGGTTGCAGAGTGAGTTTGCTGCTTCCTGGCGCCAACTGCGCGGGTTGAATGGCCAGCACACGCTGCAACCACCGCACGCTTAGCTAACTTACTACTTCGCCACTGCGACGGTGCATTTGCAGAATTCTTTCGCTGCAGCCTAAGCGGTGAGCAGCCAGCTTCAGGTTGCCATTTTCGTGCGTGATGGCCACTTTCTTGGCAATTTCTGTTACCTGATCCTTTATTTCTTTCAGGCCCAAACCCCGATAGAGCAAGCTCGTTACGCCGATTTCCAGTTCGGGTGTGCCCGGGCCTTCGTTGGTACCGAAGCCAGCGAAGTCGGGCCAATCGGAGCGGGGTATGTCGCCGAGGGTAATGGGGCCTTCGCCGAGGTGCTTGTTGGCAATCCGGTTGATGAGCTGTTGTAACTCGCGCACGTTGCCGGGATAGTCGCGCAGCAGTAGAAAGTCGTACACCTGCCGATCTACGGGTTGCTGGATGTGGTGCCGCTCGCGAAAGAAATGCTCGGCAAGCACTACAATGTCTTCTTTTCGCTCGCGCAGGGGCGGCAGTTGGCAAGTCCAGCCGGAAATCCGGTAGTACAAGTCCTGCCGAAATCGGCCTTTACGGACTTCTTCAGCCAAGTCGCGGTTGGTGGCACTTACCAGCCGAAAACTAGCCTGTCGCCAGGTGTTGCTGCCCACCCGCTTGTATGTGCCCTCCTGAAGCGCCCGCAGCAGCTCGGCCTGTAAGGGCAAGGGCAATTCGCCCAGCTCATCCAAAAACAGCGTGCCTTCGTGGGCTAAGGCCAGCGCTCCGTCGCGGGTGCTGATAGCGTTGGTGAAGGCACCCTTCTCGTGCCCAAACAACTCACTGCCCGACAGGCCCGGAATCAGGTTGGTGCAGTCCACTACCACACAGTCGCGCTTGTTCGGTCGAGGGTCGAGGCGGTGAATTTCCTGGGCCACCAACTCTTTACCGGTGCCGCTTTCCCCCATAATCAGCACTTGGCAGTTGGAGAGCGACATATCCACGAGCTGCCGCAGCGTATTGATCCAGCACTTGCTGCGACCAACCAAGCGCTGCTGCAGGTCCACAACCTTTTCCTCCAGCACCGCCCAATACGCAAGTCGCGAAGCTACAATTTGCACCGGCTTTTCCACTTCAAACCAAGCAAACACCTCGGCTGCGCCGCTGCGCAGCAGCGCCCAGGTGCTCGTACTCGCCAGCCGCCCCACCGACACGGCAATAATGCGTGTGTCGGAATAGAAGCTAAAGGCATCCATAGCTTCCTGCACTTCGGCGAGCTTGGAATCTTGATCCAGGAAAATAATGCCCGCGCCAGTAGGGAAGTCGTTCATGTGCAGCGCGGCCAACTCAATGCCGCTAGCTTCCAACTGCCCAATAATATCGGCCAGTAGCCCATGCTGATGCGTGAAGGTTTGAAACCACACAGTCGATTTGAAGCCCATAACGACGGTAGTTTGATAAGGCAAATCCCGGCCACACGCGCCGTCAGATCTTTAGAAATAATACCCAACCTCAATTGCCAACTTAGTCCTGGCAGCATGCCGAACCACCCCATACTGTTAACTTTTTCAATAGATACGAAGCTAAATAATAGAGCTTTGCAATACTATCGCATGATCATGTAGTGCCTGATTTTAGAGCGCAATTTCGCCCCACAGTTGAAAACACGCGGCTTCAATACCGTAACCACTACAGAGCAGAAAACGTCTTAGGGTAGTCCCATACAAAGCAACACCCCGCCCCAAATACTTCGAGGCGGGGTGCAGGAGGCCTTTCTGACAAGAGTTATTGCCCGGCGGCCCGGCGCTTTTCGTCTTCGGCCCCGGTAGAGCGCTTACGGGCTGCGGTTACTTCGCTATTCCCAAAACGATAGCCAAACGAAACGGTGCCCACGCGGGTGTCCTGGGCGCGGCGCTGGTTTTCGGTGAGTGCTGCGTAGCGCGAAGTAGAGCGCACGGGAGCCGTGTAC contains:
- a CDS encoding amidohydrolase family protein; its protein translation is MLIIDCHCHAGKGDGLTGPWDTDAPLAAYLKWAQEAGIQKTVLFAAFHSDYAAANRQVARLVRQSPERFYGFAFVHAQRDRGRVLEMVGTAVQQYGFVGIKCHRYDARISREICDVARAFRLPVLYDVVGEISVVELLGEQYPDVNFIIPHLGSFSDDWRAQSGLIDQLVRFPNIYTDTSGVRRFDILQRALDRVGPANSCSVPTGRGCTLASS
- a CDS encoding sigma 54-interacting transcriptional regulator, whose protein sequence is MGFKSTVWFQTFTHQHGLLADIIGQLEASGIELAALHMNDFPTGAGIIFLDQDSKLAEVQEAMDAFSFYSDTRIIAVSVGRLASTSTWALLRSGAAEVFAWFEVEKPVQIVASRLAYWAVLEEKVVDLQQRLVGRSKCWINTLRQLVDMSLSNCQVLIMGESGTGKELVAQEIHRLDPRPNKRDCVVVDCTNLIPGLSGSELFGHEKGAFTNAISTRDGALALAHEGTLFLDELGELPLPLQAELLRALQEGTYKRVGSNTWRQASFRLVSATNRDLAEEVRKGRFRQDLYYRISGWTCQLPPLRERKEDIVVLAEHFFRERHHIQQPVDRQVYDFLLLRDYPGNVRELQQLINRIANKHLGEGPITLGDIPRSDWPDFAGFGTNEGPGTPELEIGVTSLLYRGLGLKEIKDQVTEIAKKVAITHENGNLKLAAHRLGCSERILQMHRRSGEVVS